In a single window of the Leptospira barantonii genome:
- a CDS encoding ATP-dependent Clp protease proteolytic subunit, which yields MPETEKIAEVFEELTGSKISKNFLDHRKIFLWGPVTDESSKDLVGKLLYLEMKDPGKPITFFINSPGGVVTSGMTVFDTIKMISSPVHTVCMGMAASMGSVLLAAGKKGERSIWPNGKVMIHQPSIGGQIVAPATDLKIHAEEILKTKAKLNQILADACGHPVSKLEEDTDRDYYMDAEEAIKYGIVDKLATKIEFN from the coding sequence ATGCCAGAAACAGAAAAAATCGCGGAAGTATTCGAAGAACTCACAGGAAGTAAAATTTCCAAAAATTTCCTCGACCACAGAAAGATTTTTCTCTGGGGTCCGGTAACCGACGAATCGTCTAAGGACCTTGTCGGAAAACTCCTCTACCTGGAAATGAAAGATCCGGGAAAACCGATCACGTTTTTTATCAATAGTCCCGGTGGTGTTGTCACTTCCGGAATGACCGTATTCGATACGATCAAGATGATTTCTTCTCCGGTTCACACGGTTTGTATGGGAATGGCCGCATCCATGGGTTCGGTTCTTCTTGCCGCAGGAAAAAAGGGAGAACGTTCCATTTGGCCGAACGGAAAAGTGATGATTCACCAACCGAGCATCGGCGGTCAGATCGTTGCACCGGCGACAGACTTGAAAATTCACGCGGAAGAAATCCTCAAAACGAAAGCGAAGTTGAATCAGATTCTCGCGGACGCTTGCGGACATCCGGTTTCCAAACTCGAAGAGGACACCGACCGCGACTACTATATGGACGCTGAAGAAGCGATCAAGTACGGAATCGTAGACAAACTCGCGACTAAAATCGAATTCAACTGA
- a CDS encoding YheT family hydrolase, with translation MSSEAFKPKRFVKGKHLQTVYSTFFPPENLLRSSFYYEDILLQLSDGSGDSLWLEHNPPISHYSSSGPKWNGIYLVMIHGMEGTSDSSYLVTLAQSALKKGYGCIRMNLRNCGRGQGFSKGTYNIGQTKDVQDVMDFVWEKLSHRIFLSGFSLSASLVLKYFGERRNHKVEAFSSTNPPLDLFKGCEFIDSSEGRFYRDRFVSEFRKKIKNKFIQLPPELEKNAFKTKTFFEFDDQVTAPFFGYKDAREYYEDCSSIRYIPGIRHPGIVIHSEDDPVVPPFDWETIEWNKLPHIRTILSPKGGHVGFLTDPTPEIPDGRWLNKIILDYFDSKVNPGS, from the coding sequence ATGAGTTCAGAAGCCTTCAAACCGAAACGATTCGTCAAAGGCAAACACCTCCAAACAGTCTATAGCACTTTTTTTCCACCGGAAAATCTATTGAGATCCTCGTTCTACTACGAGGACATTCTATTGCAACTCTCGGACGGCTCGGGAGACTCTCTTTGGTTGGAACACAATCCACCGATCTCGCATTATTCGTCCTCGGGTCCGAAGTGGAACGGAATTTATCTCGTGATGATTCACGGAATGGAAGGAACCTCGGACAGTTCCTATCTCGTAACTCTTGCGCAGAGCGCGCTTAAAAAAGGGTACGGATGTATTCGTATGAATCTACGAAACTGCGGTCGCGGCCAGGGATTTTCCAAAGGAACGTATAACATCGGTCAGACGAAGGACGTTCAGGACGTGATGGATTTCGTTTGGGAAAAACTTTCCCATAGAATTTTCTTATCTGGATTCTCCCTTTCCGCGAGTTTGGTTTTGAAATATTTCGGAGAAAGAAGAAATCACAAGGTGGAAGCGTTCTCCTCCACAAACCCTCCTCTGGATCTTTTCAAAGGTTGCGAGTTCATCGATTCGAGCGAGGGAAGATTCTACAGAGATCGATTCGTATCCGAGTTTCGCAAAAAGATCAAAAATAAATTCATTCAACTTCCACCCGAGTTGGAAAAGAACGCATTTAAAACAAAAACCTTTTTCGAGTTCGACGATCAGGTGACCGCGCCGTTCTTCGGATACAAAGACGCTCGGGAATACTACGAGGATTGTTCGAGCATTCGATATATTCCGGGGATTCGTCATCCGGGAATCGTAATTCATTCGGAAGACGACCCAGTCGTTCCGCCGTTCGATTGGGAAACGATCGAATGGAATAAACTCCCTCATATACGTACGATCCTAAGTCCGAAGGGCGGACACGTCGGATTCTTAACCGATCCTACTCCCGAAATTCCGGATGGAAGATGGTTGAATAAAATTATTCTGGATTATTTCGATTCGAAAGTAAACCCTGGAAGCTGA
- a CDS encoding septum formation initiator family protein: MTSLSTKVFWFSCFLAGLFYFIVLGESGIVVRSQLEESLASLKLDVERLAYENRQLEEKQKILKNDQVALEREARRFYLLSENAQIVKFRETENSSELKPVLASRLNAFRPGKQFPVPPIHFIRIFYAIFASFTCIGVFIKMRKKKLDFTNY; the protein is encoded by the coding sequence CTCATGTTTTCTCGCGGGACTCTTTTATTTTATCGTCCTGGGAGAATCGGGAATCGTCGTACGTTCTCAGTTGGAAGAATCGCTCGCATCCCTGAAATTGGACGTGGAAAGACTTGCCTATGAAAATAGACAGTTGGAAGAGAAGCAAAAGATTTTAAAAAACGATCAAGTGGCCCTCGAAAGAGAGGCCAGAAGATTCTATCTATTGAGCGAGAACGCTCAGATCGTCAAATTTAGGGAAACGGAGAATTCTTCCGAACTCAAACCGGTTCTCGCATCGAGACTGAATGCGTTTCGTCCCGGTAAACAATTTCCGGTTCCTCCGATTCATTTTATTCGTATTTTCTACGCAATCTTCGCTAGTTTTACCTGTATTGGAGTTTTCATAAAAATGAGGAAGAAGAAACTGGACTTTACCAACTACTAA